One genomic region from Cydia amplana chromosome Z, ilCydAmpl1.1, whole genome shotgun sequence encodes:
- the LOC134661828 gene encoding NADH dehydrogenase [ubiquinone] 1 alpha subcomplex subunit 2 isoform X1, whose translation MSVRLGGALKELRIHLCQTNKQSAGVRDFIQKNYVSIKKDNPGFPILIRECSGVEPKIWARYDKGVERSTILTNLSAGDVMAAIKKLVN comes from the exons ATGTCAGTACGTCTAGGCGGCGCACTAAAAGAGCTCCGGATTCATCTGTGTCAAACCAATAAGCAATCTGCGGGCGTGAG GGATTTTATTCAGAAAAACTATGTATCTATCAAGAAAGATAATCCTGGCTTTCCGATATTGATTCGAGAGTGCAGTGGAGTTGAACCTAAGATCTGGGCCCGATATG ATAAAGGAGTGGAGCGCAGTACAATTCTCACAAATTTATCAGCTGGGGATGTTATGGCCGCCATTAAAAAGCTGGTAAACTAA
- the LOC134661828 gene encoding NADH dehydrogenase [ubiquinone] 1 alpha subcomplex subunit 2 isoform X2 yields MSVRLGGALKELRIHLCQTNKQSAGVRDFIQKNYVSIKKDNPGFPILIRECSGVEPKIWARYARACETVTPLSNLSASQVMEIFRKLSG; encoded by the exons ATGTCAGTACGTCTAGGCGGCGCACTAAAAGAGCTCCGGATTCATCTGTGTCAAACCAATAAGCAATCTGCGGGCGTGAG GGATTTTATTCAGAAAAACTATGTATCTATCAAGAAAGATAATCCTGGCTTTCCGATATTGATTCGAGAGTGCAGTGGAGTTGAACCTAAGATCTGGGCCCGATATG CAAGAGCATGTGAAACAGTTACTCCATTAAGCAATTTATCTGCCTCTCAAGTTATGGAAATATTTAGAAAATTGTCTGG ATAA